One window from the genome of Bacillus tianshenii encodes:
- a CDS encoding MBL fold metallo-hydrolase: protein MKPYSVDKFAQQVLHGEKVFVLDVRKEEDVEDWKIEGSSVEFVNIPFEEVENDVKGVKEKLPTDKKIITVCYRGVSSQEAAKLLQEEGLQDITYLENGMAGWSEHLEPVKVGDLSDGGEIYQFIRLGKGCLSYMIVSDGEAAVVDANRMIGAYKKFAEEKNLNIKHVIDSHLHADHISGGRLLADDNAATYWFPPKDDEGMKLPFEVLIEDVEIEFGNQKVKVLPLYSPGHTKGSTSFIVDDAYLLTGDILFVESIGRPDLAGKADEWVNDLYTTLHERYTSLTDQLYVLPGHFGKMNEINKEKHVGAKMKDIYKQNEQLKVTDKDEFHHMVTDNLPPQPNSHQEIRKTNLGKQKVDEEEKREMELGPNRCAVS from the coding sequence TTGAAACCTTATTCTGTAGATAAATTTGCACAGCAGGTATTACACGGTGAAAAGGTTTTTGTTCTAGATGTACGGAAAGAGGAAGATGTAGAGGATTGGAAGATTGAAGGTTCAAGCGTTGAATTCGTAAATATTCCTTTCGAAGAAGTTGAAAATGACGTGAAAGGTGTAAAGGAGAAGCTACCGACTGATAAGAAAATCATTACGGTTTGTTACCGTGGTGTTTCTTCCCAAGAGGCCGCGAAATTACTTCAAGAGGAAGGTCTTCAGGATATTACGTATTTAGAGAATGGTATGGCAGGCTGGAGCGAACATTTAGAGCCTGTGAAAGTAGGGGATCTTTCAGATGGCGGAGAAATCTACCAATTTATTCGACTCGGAAAAGGCTGTCTTTCCTATATGATTGTGTCGGATGGAGAAGCAGCTGTGGTAGATGCGAATCGAATGATTGGAGCATACAAAAAGTTCGCTGAGGAAAAGAATCTTAACATCAAGCATGTGATTGATTCCCACTTACATGCTGACCATATTTCTGGCGGACGTCTGCTTGCAGATGATAATGCTGCCACTTATTGGTTCCCGCCAAAAGATGATGAAGGCATGAAGCTCCCATTTGAGGTATTAATTGAAGATGTAGAGATTGAATTTGGCAATCAAAAGGTGAAGGTTCTTCCGCTTTATTCACCTGGACATACGAAAGGTAGCACGTCATTTATCGTCGATGACGCCTATCTCTTAACTGGAGATATTCTATTTGTAGAGTCAATCGGTCGACCAGACTTGGCAGGAAAAGCTGATGAATGGGTAAACGACTTGTATACAACCCTGCATGAACGTTATACGAGCTTAACAGATCAGTTATATGTATTACCAGGTCACTTCGGAAAAATGAATGAAATAAACAAAGAAAAGCACGTTGGTGCCAAAATGAAGGATATTTATAAACAGAACGAGCAATTAAAAGTAACTGATAAAGATGAATTTCATCATATGGTAACAGACAACCTGCCGCCTCAGCCAAACTCACATCAAGAAATTCGTAAGACAAACCTTGGTAAGCAAAAAGTAGACGAAGAAGAAAAACGAGAAATGGAATTAGGCCCAAATCGTTGTGCAGTAAGCTAA
- the feoB gene encoding ferrous iron transport protein B, whose translation MKNIALLGNPNTGKTSLFNNLTGSYEYVGNWSGVTVEKKVGLLKHQQGHLIDLPGIYTLSPLSKDESVVSNYFINEAFDGVINIVDASQLERNLMLTLQLLEFGKPVIIGLNMVDVANGRGVQVNETQLSEALGVPVIPIVARTGKGCDLLSVQISAFHTPNQSERNVYYGIAIEKGIEKLSALLAMHEQKGLSHRWLALQYFEGNKTVKEYLESLIPTEKLEQTYEEAVADNEENDLAQSIYRTRREYIQKILQQSVKKSEQAALTTTEQIDAVVTNRIFGIPIFLLFMFIVFKLTFDWLGTPLSDGLDAFFSGPLTNWLSTGLNQIGASAFIQALILEGIVAGVGGVLVFVPQIFILFFFISFLEDSGYMARVALVMDKVMEMVGLNGKAFIPMIIGFGCNVPGVMAARTIEQPKERLLTILLTPLMSCSARLPVYALFVGAFFASYQSLVVFSLYVLGIVLAFALAKLFSMTLLKGEASLFVIELPPYRMPQTKALFRSTWDKGKGFIRKAGTFIFGGSVVIWLLSYAGPSGINVEMSDSFLAAIGGLFTPLLAPLGFGTWQAGAALLTGFLAKEVVVSTMNIIYHVPDADTLQSLMAAHYTPLSAISFMVFILLYVPCVATVATIRKETGSAKWTYFSIIYALILAYSLTFLIYQIGTLLGF comes from the coding sequence ATGAAGAATATTGCGCTGCTTGGTAACCCGAATACTGGAAAAACTTCGCTCTTTAACAATCTGACAGGCTCATATGAATATGTCGGAAACTGGAGTGGGGTAACGGTTGAGAAGAAGGTCGGGTTATTAAAACATCAACAAGGGCATCTAATTGATCTCCCAGGTATTTATACGTTAAGCCCTTTGTCAAAAGATGAGAGTGTAGTCTCCAACTATTTTATCAATGAAGCATTTGATGGAGTAATTAATATTGTCGATGCTTCCCAACTGGAACGGAACTTGATGCTCACATTGCAGCTGCTAGAGTTTGGAAAGCCGGTGATTATTGGGCTTAATATGGTTGATGTAGCAAATGGCCGGGGTGTGCAGGTTAATGAAACGCAGCTATCAGAAGCATTAGGTGTGCCCGTTATTCCGATTGTCGCACGGACAGGAAAAGGCTGTGATCTGTTAAGTGTGCAAATATCAGCTTTTCATACTCCAAATCAAAGTGAACGTAACGTGTATTACGGCATTGCAATTGAAAAAGGCATTGAAAAGCTTTCAGCACTACTAGCAATGCATGAACAGAAAGGCTTGTCACATCGCTGGCTTGCTTTGCAATATTTTGAAGGAAACAAAACGGTCAAGGAATACTTAGAAAGCCTCATCCCTACTGAAAAATTAGAGCAAACTTATGAGGAAGCAGTAGCAGATAATGAAGAAAACGACTTAGCACAGTCGATTTATCGGACGAGACGTGAATATATTCAAAAGATTCTTCAGCAATCGGTAAAGAAAAGTGAACAAGCCGCGCTCACAACGACAGAACAAATCGATGCAGTTGTTACAAATCGAATATTTGGCATACCGATTTTTCTGTTGTTTATGTTTATTGTTTTTAAATTGACGTTTGACTGGCTTGGCACGCCGCTTTCTGATGGGTTGGATGCTTTCTTTTCAGGTCCGCTTACAAATTGGTTATCTACAGGCTTAAATCAAATCGGTGCATCAGCATTTATTCAAGCATTAATCCTTGAAGGAATTGTTGCAGGTGTTGGGGGAGTGCTTGTTTTTGTACCACAAATTTTTATCTTGTTTTTCTTCATTTCATTTCTTGAAGATTCCGGGTATATGGCTCGAGTCGCCCTTGTGATGGATAAAGTGATGGAGATGGTCGGATTAAATGGTAAGGCATTTATTCCGATGATTATTGGTTTTGGCTGTAATGTGCCAGGCGTGATGGCAGCTCGGACGATTGAACAACCGAAGGAGCGGCTGCTTACTATTCTTCTGACACCATTAATGTCCTGCTCTGCACGTCTTCCGGTCTATGCCTTGTTTGTTGGAGCATTCTTTGCTAGCTACCAATCACTCGTTGTGTTCTCCTTATATGTATTAGGGATTGTCTTAGCATTCGCATTAGCAAAGCTCTTTTCCATGACGTTATTGAAAGGGGAAGCTTCTTTATTTGTTATTGAGCTTCCACCATATCGGATGCCGCAAACAAAAGCGCTATTTCGCAGTACATGGGATAAAGGAAAAGGGTTTATTCGCAAAGCAGGGACGTTTATCTTTGGAGGGTCTGTTGTCATTTGGCTTCTTTCATATGCAGGACCTAGTGGAATAAATGTTGAGATGTCTGATAGCTTTCTCGCTGCAATTGGAGGGCTCTTTACTCCTTTACTGGCCCCGTTAGGCTTTGGTACTTGGCAGGCAGGCGCGGCATTATTAACTGGTTTTCTGGCAAAGGAAGTAGTTGTTTCGACGATGAATATTATTTATCATGTGCCTGACGCTGATACCTTGCAAAGCTTAATGGCAGCCCACTATACACCACTTTCTGCGATTAGCTTTATGGTGTTTATCCTTTTGTACGTTCCATGTGTAGCGACAGTGGCAACGATTCGAAAAGAGACAGGCTCTGCTAAATGGACGTATTTTTCAATTATTTATGCATTAATTCTCGCATATAGCTTAACATTCCTCATTTATCAAATTGGGACATTGCTCGGATTCTAA
- a CDS encoding IS1182 family transposase (programmed frameshift), giving the protein MEFVHIEELVPEDHLLRKIDKYIDFSFILEKVRPYYCEDNGRPSLDPLVLFKMMFIGYFYGIRSERQLEREIQTNVAYRWFLGLHLNDKVPHHSTISWNRRTRFKGTTVFQDIFDEIVHQAMSHRMVGGRVLFTDSTHLKANANRHQFTREEVEEETRDYIDELNKAVEEDRIQNGKKPLKPKEEVKETKTIRVSKTDPESGYLYRENKPEGFFYLDHRTTDLKYNVITDVHVTPGNLHDSVPYLNRLDLQVEKFGFDLEGVGLDAGYLTMPICKGLTDRNIFGVIAHRRYSSTKGLMPKWKFKFDEERNVYVCPQGETLTYRTTTREGYREYKSDPKKCEECSLLESCTRSKNHQKVLTRHMWEDRKEQIRRNRLSKEGKVITQKRRETVERSFADSKELHGLRYCRLRGLENVKEQALLTAACQNMKKIALHLSRQNG; this is encoded by the exons ATGGAGTTTGTACATATTGAAGAGCTAGTCCCAGAAGACCATCTCTTACGAAAAATTGATAAATATATTGATTTCTCCTTTATCCTTGAAAAAGTTCGTCCTTATTATTGCGAAGATAATGGGCGTCCCTCTCTCGATCCTCTCGTTCTTTTCAAAATGATGTTTATCGGCTATTTTTATGGTATTCGTTCCGAACGTCAGCTTGAACGTGAAATTCAGACAAATGTCGCTTACCGATGGTTTTTAGGGCTTCATCTAAATGATAAGGTTCCTCACCATTCAACGATTAGTTGGAATCGGCGTACACGATTCAAAGGCACAACGGTTTTTCAAGACATTTTTGATGAAATCGTTCATCAAGCGATGAGTCATCGTATGGTCGGTGGTCGAGTGCTGTTTACGGATTCGACTCATTTGAAGGCAAATGCCAACCGACACCAATTTACACGGGAAGAAGTAGAAGAAGAAACACGGGATTATATTGATGAACTTAACAAAGCTGTGGAAGAGGATCGGATCCAGAATGGAAAAAAGCCCCTTAAACCGAAAGAGGAGGTGAAAGAAACAAAAACGATCCGCGTTAGTAAGACGGATCCTGAGAGTGGTTACCTATACCGTGAGAATAAGCCAGAAGGGTTCTTTTATTTAGATCATAGAACGACTGACCTGAAATATAATGTGATTACCGATGTTCATGTCACTCCAGGCAACCTTCACGATTCTGTTCCTTATTTGAATCGGTTAGACCTACAGGTTGAAAAGTTTGGCTTTGATTTAGAAGGTGTGGGACTGGACGCTGGTTACTTAACAATGCCGATTTGTAAGGGGTTAACTGACCGTAACATTTTTGGAGTCATTGCTCATCGTCGGTACAGTTCGACGAAAGGACTTATGCCAAAGTGGAAATTTAAATTTGATGAAGAACGAAATGTTTATGTATGTCCACAGGGAGAAACGTTAACCTATCGCACCACTACAAGAGAAGGGTACCGCGAATACAAATCCGATCCAAAAA AGTGTGAAGAGTGTTCATTACTTGAAAGCTGTACACGGTCTAAAAATCATCAAAAGGTTCTCACCCGACACATGTGGGAGGACCGAAAAGAACAAATCCGACGAAATCGCTTATCCAAAGAAGGAAAAGTGATTACACAAAAAAGAAGAGAAACCGTTGAGCGAAGCTTCGCAGATTCAAAAGAACTGCATGGGCTTCGCTATTGCAGGTTGAGGGGATTGGAAAATGTAAAAGAGCAGGCATTACTTACAGCTGCCTGCCAGAACATGAAAAAGATTGCCCTTCACCTATCCAGACAGAATGGATAG
- a CDS encoding glutathione peroxidase translates to MTTAFDFEAKTIMGETKSLNEYKGNVVLIVNTASKCGFTPQFDGLQKLYEKYNDEGFVILGFPSDQFMNQEFAEEDKIQEFCQINYGVSFPMFAKTKVKGKDVHPLFKHLTEAQNGFLTSEIKWNFTKFLIDKDGSVYERYAPSTKPDKIEKDIQQLLQR, encoded by the coding sequence TTGACCACAGCATTTGATTTTGAAGCAAAAACGATTATGGGCGAAACAAAGTCACTTAATGAATATAAAGGAAATGTCGTCTTAATTGTGAATACAGCGAGTAAGTGTGGGTTCACGCCTCAATTTGACGGTCTACAGAAGCTCTATGAGAAGTATAACGATGAAGGATTTGTCATTCTCGGATTTCCGAGCGACCAATTTATGAATCAAGAGTTTGCAGAAGAAGATAAAATCCAAGAATTCTGTCAAATTAATTATGGAGTCAGCTTCCCAATGTTCGCAAAAACTAAGGTAAAAGGGAAAGATGTACATCCCCTTTTTAAACACCTAACCGAAGCACAAAACGGCTTCTTAACATCAGAAATCAAATGGAACTTCACGAAGTTTCTTATTGATAAAGATGGAAGCGTATATGAACGTTACGCTCCCTCTACAAAGCCTGACAAAATTGAAAAAGATATTCAGCAATTACTGCAACGTTAA
- a CDS encoding FeoB-associated Cys-rich membrane protein codes for MLVNIGIGTVIFGYAGWSLFRYVKKSKEGKCGACAQKKTCKTDCDI; via the coding sequence ATGCTCGTAAATATTGGAATTGGTACGGTGATTTTCGGTTATGCAGGTTGGTCGCTGTTTCGATATGTGAAGAAGAGTAAGGAAGGAAAATGTGGAGCCTGCGCTCAGAAGAAGACGTGTAAGACAGACTGTGATATTTAA
- a CDS encoding FeoA family protein produces the protein MRLSDLKHGEKAKITDLSTVSELVKRRLMDLGIMEGSEICLKCRMPFRGPYMLDNCGQCLGIRHQEATSISVERV, from the coding sequence ATGCGTTTATCAGATTTAAAACATGGGGAAAAAGCAAAAATTACCGATTTATCAACAGTAAGTGAATTGGTAAAAAGAAGATTAATGGATTTAGGGATTATGGAAGGTTCAGAGATTTGTCTAAAATGCCGCATGCCTTTTCGCGGTCCATATATGCTTGATAATTGTGGCCAATGTCTGGGGATTCGCCACCAAGAAGCAACGAGTATTTCTGTTGAGCGCGTATGA
- a CDS encoding transcriptional regulator SplA domain-containing protein, protein MNTIDPKEVKAGDEVFVIYHNPHTATVANIKQAEIVPHPHDANKTALFLHETFHTIEDDDALFATEIDAANAYKQLYNVDYH, encoded by the coding sequence ATGAACACAATTGACCCAAAAGAAGTGAAAGCAGGCGATGAAGTGTTTGTCATTTATCACAATCCACATACCGCCACTGTAGCTAATATTAAGCAAGCAGAGATTGTGCCTCACCCCCATGATGCAAATAAGACCGCATTATTTCTTCACGAAACGTTTCACACCATTGAAGATGATGATGCGTTATTCGCAACAGAAATCGATGCAGCTAACGCGTATAAACAGCTATATAATGTTGATTATCATTAA
- a CDS encoding glycoside hydrolase family 68 protein, with protein sequence MESLRVLKKTIISTAAAVVVASSFALPLNVNAEEKTPAWTRQQAEKLERTKDTTAPYIKPDFEQIDPDHWVWDSWPLRNEDGSVAKVKGNYVLFALTAPDDVLPGKRHDIAQIRYYYSKNGKDWKLGGPAFDKEDAFGSRQWAGSAMLDDNGKIHLFYTATGRKDDDKLTYEQRLAKASGEINVNKSGVHLENWGEHKIILKPKGKYYQTMEQSEGGIIYAFRDPWFYKDPKTGKEYILFEGNSPGKASEQTCQPHNIGDEDYRQNHTAPDGSAQYNGNVGIAVAEDDSMNNWEMLPPLLEADCVNQQLERPHIVNKGGQYYLFVDSHKFTFAPGLKGVDGLYGFTSDRLDGDYKPLNESGLVIANPKNNPFQAYSWIVLPNGKVISFINYFDLNGVSLKDVGSQSEQFQYDHFGGTLAPTLKLSIHGDETQIVNTQQHGKIN encoded by the coding sequence ATGGAATCATTACGTGTACTTAAGAAAACGATTATAAGTACAGCAGCTGCCGTTGTTGTTGCTTCTTCATTTGCTCTTCCATTAAACGTAAATGCAGAAGAGAAAACACCTGCCTGGACACGTCAGCAAGCTGAGAAGTTAGAACGAACGAAAGATACAACAGCACCATACATTAAGCCTGACTTTGAACAAATCGATCCTGATCATTGGGTATGGGATTCATGGCCTCTACGCAATGAAGATGGCTCCGTAGCCAAAGTGAAAGGAAACTATGTTCTTTTTGCTTTGACAGCACCTGATGATGTCTTACCTGGTAAGCGTCATGATATCGCTCAAATCCGTTATTATTATTCAAAGAACGGGAAGGATTGGAAGCTTGGTGGACCTGCTTTTGATAAGGAAGATGCTTTCGGTTCTCGTCAATGGGCTGGTTCAGCAATGCTAGATGATAACGGGAAGATTCATCTCTTCTACACCGCAACAGGACGTAAAGATGATGACAAATTAACATACGAACAACGCCTTGCTAAAGCGTCTGGTGAAATTAACGTTAACAAAAGTGGTGTTCACTTAGAAAACTGGGGTGAACATAAAATCATCCTTAAGCCAAAAGGTAAATATTATCAAACAATGGAACAATCTGAAGGTGGCATTATCTACGCTTTCCGTGACCCATGGTTCTACAAAGATCCGAAGACAGGTAAAGAATATATCTTATTTGAAGGGAATTCTCCTGGTAAAGCAAGTGAACAAACATGTCAGCCACACAACATAGGTGACGAGGATTATCGCCAAAACCATACTGCTCCTGATGGTTCTGCACAATACAATGGGAACGTTGGGATTGCAGTTGCAGAAGATGATAGTATGAACAATTGGGAAATGCTTCCCCCTCTTCTAGAAGCAGATTGTGTTAACCAGCAGCTTGAACGTCCACACATTGTGAATAAAGGTGGTCAATACTATTTATTTGTTGACAGCCATAAATTCACTTTCGCACCAGGTTTAAAAGGTGTCGATGGTCTGTACGGTTTCACATCTGACCGCTTAGATGGTGATTACAAACCTCTTAATGAGAGTGGCCTTGTAATTGCAAACCCTAAAAACAACCCATTCCAAGCTTATTCATGGATTGTACTTCCAAACGGTAAAGTGATTAGCTTTATTAATTACTTTGACTTAAATGGAGTAAGCTTGAAGGATGTTGGCAGCCAATCTGAGCAATTCCAATATGATCATTTCGGCGGTACGCTAGCTCCAACTTTAAAACTATCTATTCATGGTGATGAAACACAGATTGTAAATACTCAGCAGCATGGAAAAATTAATTAA
- a CDS encoding SE1561 family protein, whose amino-acid sequence MGKAVNDRKSQIEYVKNRINLLKNVVDTMDAEHADVEDMDRLLKMMNDLQIKLNRFRKDWANEE is encoded by the coding sequence TTGGGGAAAGCTGTTAATGACCGCAAATCACAGATAGAATATGTTAAGAATCGTATCAACCTCCTGAAAAATGTCGTCGATACTATGGATGCTGAACATGCAGATGTTGAGGATATGGACCGGTTGTTAAAAATGATGAATGATTTGCAAATTAAACTGAATCGTTTTCGCAAAGATTGGGCGAATGAAGAATAA
- a CDS encoding stalk domain-containing protein, with translation MKRIFLALIGAAVFLAPTQTGYAQEIHRLTLPLGTKQIYHDSSYSISQEKHLVKYGKSYGSLRSLTGVLGATLAYDSVKKQFIVTRGETTLRLTPEKSGYLLNGNYYATDVPSTIRIKGSLLIQLDVLTNAFADYSGYDGNKNAVVISYYSSPTDKPSSKPAPKPKNEAPHAYFETDKTTYKIGEPITYKQLSSDDKGITNSEWYNKQRAYFKPGKHTVKLTVWDAEGLTDSYYQNITVVDDVLYTEEEFNKRFTYLGDAFPINSSAVLDLPTIGGEIEETGHNVVRVNSPEQITGEYLHYQYTLSGKQRFAIHKQNGLKKPIQLHFTVHNPSNRTTTVTISRYGAGGPYQYIYQVGKLAVQRYLENIDRPLNKKIVLKPGETKSLLVNTSQTLMPKDTVTIYADIESNIPVKYEVATAYSKTPDSKISRLPIAERDELHNRGHFFRSEKQVTVNENVGTERQRMIIGDGKVDTFQRGYDPFSNRTEFNAGNHGMLYTVDLMNVEPNTLITINPRGGSYAGSFYVNGKIVNATTNGLLKGPAEAGVLYRTGDAKERVQIKFMAAAGSNMPINLIFEPLNTEKKEETNN, from the coding sequence ATGAAACGCATATTCTTAGCACTAATCGGAGCTGCAGTGTTTCTTGCCCCAACACAAACAGGCTATGCTCAAGAAATACACCGACTTACACTCCCACTAGGCACAAAGCAAATCTATCATGATAGCTCGTATTCGATTTCACAAGAGAAGCACCTCGTCAAATACGGAAAATCATATGGTTCGCTTCGTTCGTTGACTGGCGTATTAGGAGCCACACTAGCTTATGACAGTGTGAAGAAACAATTTATTGTTACTAGAGGAGAGACAACCTTAAGGTTAACACCAGAAAAAAGCGGTTATCTATTAAACGGAAACTACTATGCAACAGATGTGCCATCTACAATCCGGATTAAAGGCTCCTTACTCATCCAGCTTGATGTTCTTACAAATGCTTTTGCAGATTATAGCGGATATGATGGAAACAAAAATGCGGTCGTAATCAGTTACTATTCATCACCAACAGACAAGCCGTCATCCAAGCCAGCGCCAAAACCGAAGAATGAAGCACCACATGCATACTTTGAAACAGATAAAACAACCTATAAAATCGGTGAACCAATCACTTACAAGCAGCTAAGCAGTGATGACAAAGGGATTACAAATTCAGAGTGGTACAACAAACAACGTGCTTACTTCAAACCAGGCAAACATACAGTGAAATTAACAGTATGGGATGCTGAAGGTTTAACAGATTCCTACTATCAAAACATTACGGTCGTTGATGATGTACTTTATACAGAAGAAGAATTCAATAAACGCTTTACATACTTAGGTGATGCGTTTCCAATTAACAGCAGTGCTGTTCTGGACCTTCCAACGATTGGCGGAGAAATAGAAGAAACCGGCCATAATGTCGTTCGCGTAAACAGCCCTGAGCAAATTACAGGAGAATACCTTCATTATCAATACACACTGTCAGGAAAGCAGCGCTTTGCGATTCATAAGCAAAACGGCTTAAAGAAACCGATTCAATTGCATTTCACCGTGCACAATCCGTCGAATCGAACAACAACTGTTACGATTTCGAGATACGGTGCAGGGGGACCATATCAATACATTTATCAAGTTGGCAAATTAGCAGTCCAACGCTACCTTGAAAATATTGATCGACCGTTGAATAAAAAGATCGTCTTAAAACCAGGCGAAACGAAATCACTTCTCGTTAACACGTCGCAGACACTAATGCCAAAAGATACAGTAACGATTTATGCGGATATCGAATCAAATATACCTGTGAAATATGAAGTCGCAACGGCCTACAGCAAGACACCGGATTCAAAGATTTCAAGACTTCCAATCGCTGAACGTGATGAGCTTCATAACCGCGGTCACTTTTTCCGCAGTGAAAAGCAAGTGACAGTAAATGAAAATGTCGGTACTGAAAGACAGCGAATGATTATTGGCGATGGAAAGGTTGATACATTCCAACGCGGCTACGACCCGTTCTCAAACCGTACAGAATTTAATGCTGGTAATCACGGAATGCTCTATACTGTTGACTTGATGAATGTGGAGCCAAATACGTTAATTACAATTAATCCTCGCGGCGGAAGCTACGCTGGTTCATTCTATGTAAATGGAAAGATTGTCAATGCAACGACAAACGGCTTGCTAAAAGGTCCAGCTGAAGCAGGTGTCCTTTACCGAACAGGAGATGCAAAAGAGCGAGTCCAAATTAAGTTCATGGCCGCTGCAGGCAGTAATATGCCGATAAACTTAATCTTCGAACCTTTAAATACTGAGAAAAAAGAAGAAACTAATAACTAA
- the mreBH gene encoding rod-share determining protein MreBH: protein MFSTTEIGIDLGTANILVYSKNKGIVFNEPSVAAIDIKTNQVLAVGTEAKSMVGKTPSNIVAVRPLKDGVIADFDVTTDMLKQVMKKAGKRLGLSIRKPNVVVCTPCGSTSVERRAIHDAVKSFGAKNIHLIEEPVAAAIGADLPVDEPVANVVVDIGGGTTEVAIISFGGVVSAHSVRVGGDKLDENISQYVRKKYNVLIGERTAELIKMEIGYALIEHEEVEMEIRGRNLVDGLPKTITLGSFEIQEAIKESLLSILETIRTTLEDCPPELSGDIVDRGVILSGGGALLNGVQEWLSNEIVVPVHIAPSPLESVAIGTGRSLKMIQKLQKASK, encoded by the coding sequence ATGTTTTCTACAACTGAGATCGGTATTGACTTAGGTACCGCAAACATTCTCGTTTATAGTAAAAATAAAGGAATTGTATTTAACGAGCCGTCTGTCGCAGCCATTGATATTAAGACAAACCAAGTACTAGCTGTTGGTACAGAAGCCAAAAGCATGGTTGGTAAAACACCAAGTAACATTGTAGCTGTACGCCCATTGAAAGACGGTGTGATTGCAGATTTTGATGTCACCACAGATATGTTGAAACAAGTTATGAAGAAGGCAGGAAAACGGCTTGGTCTATCTATTCGTAAACCAAATGTCGTAGTTTGTACGCCGTGCGGTTCTACATCAGTCGAACGCCGTGCCATTCACGATGCTGTCAAAAGCTTTGGCGCAAAAAATATTCATTTGATTGAAGAGCCGGTCGCAGCAGCGATTGGGGCAGACTTACCGGTTGATGAACCTGTCGCAAATGTTGTAGTTGATATTGGCGGCGGAACAACTGAAGTGGCCATTATCTCCTTTGGCGGCGTCGTATCCGCTCATTCAGTTCGCGTCGGCGGTGACAAATTAGATGAAAACATCTCCCAATATGTACGTAAGAAATATAACGTGCTGATTGGTGAACGAACAGCCGAGCTTATCAAAATGGAAATTGGTTATGCACTGATTGAGCATGAGGAAGTCGAAATGGAAATTCGGGGACGAAACCTAGTTGATGGTCTTCCTAAAACAATTACATTGGGCTCTTTTGAAATTCAAGAAGCGATAAAAGAATCCCTTCTCTCAATTCTAGAAACCATTCGCACAACATTGGAAGACTGCCCTCCAGAATTAAGCGGTGATATCGTTGACCGCGGTGTTATTTTGTCAGGCGGTGGAGCATTGTTAAATGGTGTCCAAGAATGGTTAAGTAACGAAATTGTCGTACCTGTACATATCGCTCCAAGCCCTCTTGAATCTGTGGCAATTGGAACAGGTCGTTCATTGAAAATGATTCAAAAACTTCAAAAGGCTTCGAAATAA